A stretch of DNA from Nitratireductor thuwali:
TTGGCGGTGCTCCTGCGCCGTCAGCATGGACATGGCCTCGGCATCGAGCTTGCGCATGCGGGGCCTGATCTCCCGCAACTGCGCGCGCCCCTCCTCGGTCAGCCGCAAAAGCACGGAGCGGCGGTCGTTCGGCGGCACATAGCGCTCGACAAGGCCGCGCATCTCCATGGAGCGGACGAACTTTGTCATGTGCGACCATTTGATGTGCAGCACGTCGGCGATGGCGCCCTGACGGGCGTCCGGATTGTCCTCGATCACCTGCAGCAGCGTCTGCTCGGACAGCTTGAGCGGCATG
This window harbors:
- a CDS encoding MarR family winged helix-turn-helix transcriptional regulator gives rise to the protein MAAGKEAIVETELDPAAIDLGDLERSASFLLRIAQLAAYEAIFAIAPNMPLKLSEQTLLQVIEDNPDARQGAIADVLHIKWSHMTKFVRSMEMRGLVERYVPPNDRRSVLLRLTEEGRAQLREIRPRMRKLDAEAMSMLTAQEHRQLVGLLRKVAGRPPLAEDPPAPARAE